A window of Oncorhynchus keta strain PuntledgeMale-10-30-2019 chromosome 27, Oket_V2, whole genome shotgun sequence contains these coding sequences:
- the LOC118360207 gene encoding natriuretic peptides A-like, whose protein sequence is MESSMVRTAVSWGLLLLLCQQTLVAAHVLGRPYPESDLAQLKNLLERFEETLAAVATADDPAVDYEGPNPEPEHSKASPEWDRAPERLSDVRELAADESYSRAQSQRSRLQDLLMATRSKAVSGCFGARMDRIGTSSGLGCSPKRRS, encoded by the exons ATGGAATCAAGCATGGTGAGGACTGCCGTCTCATGGGGACTTCTGCTCCTGCTTTGTCAACAGACGCTGGTGGCGGCCCATGTGTTGGGCAGACCATACCCTGAGAGCGACTTGGCCCAATTGAAG AATCTACTGGAGCGATTCGAGGAGACCTTGGCTGCAGTGGCCACAGCAGATGACCCTGCAGTGGACTACGAGGGCCCCAACCCAGAGCCTGAACACAGTAAGGCTAGCCCAGAGTGGGACAGGGCCCCAGAGAGGCTCTCAGACGTCCGGGAGCTAGCTGCAGACGAGAGCTACAGCAGGGCCCAGAGTCAAAGGAGCAGGCTGCAGGACCTGCTCATGGCCACCAGGAGTAAAGCTGTGTCTGGGTGCTTCGGAGCCAGGATGGACCGCATCGGGACCTCAAGCGGTTTAGGCTGCAGTCCTAAAAGACGTAGCTAG
- the LOC118359505 gene encoding ventricular natriuretic peptide-like, whose protein sequence is MAKLHIFLGYIVLITTLSVSCGTPYASRNVQELENLKDLIQRLEDKLTVNEENYAYPSESEDVDTAEMEDIEYSPTAIRGQEERMTMNAPNRIAPESPVVSRLKDLIGLTKTAKSFNSCFGNRIERIGSWSGLGCNNVKTGNKKRIFGN, encoded by the exons ATGGCGAAATTGCATATTTTCCTTGGATATATCGTATTAATAACGACACTCAGTGTGAGCTGTGGAACTCCATATGCCAGTCGGAATGTTCAAGAGTTGGAAAATCTGAAG GATCTGATCCAGCGGCTCGAGGACAAGTTGACCGTTAACGAGGAAAATTACGCTTATCCATCTGAGTCTGAGGATGTGGACACAGCTGAGATGGAGGACATTGAGTACTCGCCCACGGCGATCCGGGGGCAGGAAGAGAGAATGACCATGAACGCACCCAACAGAATTGCCCCTGAAAGCCCTGTGGTGTCACGCCTGAAAGATCTCATCGGTTTGACAAAAACGGCCAAATCGTTCAACAGCTGTTTCGGTAATCGGATTGAGAGAATCGGCTCATGGAGCGGACTGGGGTGCAATAACGTCAAGACTG GTAACAAGAAGAGAATATTTGGGAACTGA
- the LOC118359507 gene encoding brain natriuretic peptide-like, whose amino-acid sequence MQLSNSPLFGLVLLFLNLPLSSAYPVYNGLLTNDDMEVLNVLLHRLQKSFPELSEVERVSTEKLDDVTPEDMAMVAEDEREQPQTRPDKAATRDFLSARDLKTVRNDSRSKRYSGCFGQRMDRIGSMSSLGCTTVGKYNAKTR is encoded by the exons ATGCAGCTCTCCAACAGTCCTCTTTTTGGCCTTGTTCTCCTGTTCTTAAATCTGCCGCTGAGCAGCGCGTATCCTGTCTACAACGGGTTACTGACCAATGATGACATGGAGGTCTTAAAT GTACTTCTCCACCGACTTCAAAAGTCCTTTCCTGAGCTGAGTGAGGTTGAGCGAGTCTCCACAGAAAAGTTGGATGATGTCACTCCCGAAGACATGGCAATGGTtgcagaggatgagagagagcaaCCACAAACAAGACCGGACAAAGCCGCCACAAGAGACTTCCTGTCAGCTCGGGACCTGAAAACTGTCCGAAATGACTCAAGATCAAAGAGATACTCGGGCTGCTTCGGGCAAAGGATGGACCGAATCGGCTCAATGAGCTCTCTTGGATGCACCACGGTTGGCAAATACA ATGCAAAGACAAGATGA